CATCTGCGCCCCCTTTGGCTCCGGCTTCGCCGCTCCAGCGTGTCGCGACGACCTTCCAGCCCTGCGCGGCTTGGCCGCCGCCGTCCCCGACGCCTCTCTCGCCCTCGGCGGGTTCAAGCAGTCCCCCAAGGACGCCGGCGAAAGCCTGAACGAGGCGCTCGCAGCGGCTGACGCGGGCCTCAGACGGCCGGGAACTCTCGCCTGCTGGGACGATCTGGACGACGCCGCGCTCCTAACTCCCGTCGCCCGCTCCGACGCGGGCCGCCGGTACGTGACCCGACGGCTCGCCCCCTTCGCGTTCCACCCCGAACTGATCGAAACGCTCGAAGCCCTCTCGCTGGAAAACTGGAACGGCGCCGCAGCGGCCGACCGCCTTCGGATTCACTACAACACGATTCGCCAAAGGCTGGGGAAAATCGAACGCCTCTCGCCCGGCGCCGCGTCGGGCCGCAACGGTTTCGCGCTCTCGCTCGCCCTTCGCCTCCGCCGCCTCGCCCTTTAATCTCTCTCTTTAATAAGGAAAGAACTCTAATGAAAAGACGAGACGCACCGAAACCGGTGCGCCTCGTCTTTTTGTTAATGCTTATTTCTTGTTCAACAGAAGCTTCTTGAGCTCTTCGATTTCCTTCTTCTGTTGGGCCATCCCGTCGCTCATCTTTGAAACTTCATCCTTCAGGTCGCTCACCTGCCGCAGAGCAGCCATCTCGGTGGTGCTGACTCTCACGGTCCGGCCATTCGTTCTTTCAACCTTCGGCGATGAGCCGAGACGGATCGCCGCTCCCAGATGGAAGCTCTTCTCGTCGCCGGAAATCGACATGCCGCCCTTGATTAAGAGATCCCGGTTGACGTAGTGGGACAGGCCCAGCGCAACCGCGCTCTTGCCGCTGTAAGCGCCGTAACCGAGGCCCAGCGACGTCGGGTGCGCCTCGTCGTAGTCCAGCGAGGGCACGGCCGCAAACGCCGCAGCCATTGCGCCCACGTTGTCCACTCGGCTGTCCAGTTCGTTCACGCGCTTGACGATCTGGCCGTTGTCGGCTCCGCCAACTCCAGCGATAGCCCTCTGCAGCTGGCCGACGTTGACCGCGTCGCTCTTATCAACCCCGTCGGCCACGTTGGTGATTCTCTTGCCACCCGCGTCGATGCCCTTCTTCGTCACGCTCGGACCGTTTTTGACCGTCAGCCCGTCGCCGTTCATCACCACGTCGCCTGTCGTCACGCTCTTGAACGTCGGATTCTCAGAAACGGCGATCGTCAGTTTGGAGCCGGCCGTTCCGTCGGCGGCCAATTTCAGGTCAACGTTTTTGCCCGCTTCAAAGGTCAGCTGCTGGTCGGCACCGATCTCCTGCGCGCTTCCCGAGGCCGTACCGTTCGTGCCGATCGCTTTCGCGACTAGCGCCTTCCACTTAGCGTCCGTGCCGTCCTTGCCTTTTACTTCCCCTGCGTCGAACTCCGTTCTGTCAGTTTTAGTGATAATCAGGTGGCCGTCGCCGTTAATGACTGCCTTGTCAATGCCGACGCCGTCCTTGCCGTCCTTGCCTTTTACTTCCCCTGCGTCGAACTCCGTGCTGTCAGTTTTAGTGATAATCAGGTGGCCGTCGCCGTTAATGACTGCCTCGTCAATGCCGACGCCGTCCTTGCCGTCCTTGCCGTCCTTGCCGTGAAGCGTCGGATCGGCGGCAATCGCGTCCTTGTCCAGTCCGACGGTATAGAGCTTCGCCGAACGATCGTACGCAATCTTCAGGCCGTCAATCGCTTGAATGTTCAGCGCCCCGTCAGTCAGTTTAGTCGTGCCGACATTCGTCACAGTCCCGGCCTTCTTGTTGGAGAAGTTGAACGTGAACTCACTCAAGCCGGCCAAGTTGGCGCCTACCGCTCTCAGCTGACGCAGGTTGACCGCGTCGGTATCCTCGGTGGCATCGCCCACGTTGGTAATCTGGCGTAGCTTGCCCGCCTGCCCGACCGAGACGGCTCCCAAGGTATTCGTGCTGTTCAGTTTGACCTTGCTAAACGGCGCCTCTGTTTCGGTGGCAAAGGCTGCCCGGTCGGCTACGGAATCGCTGCCCAGTGCAACCCCACCGTCGGCGGTGGCGTTGGCCTTGTAGCCGAGGACGACCGAGTTCTCGTTGTTCAGCTCCAGCGGGCTGCTGCTGCCCTTTTCGGCCGAGCCGATGACGATGTTGTGGCTCTTGGCGGTAATCTTGCGATTGTCGCCGAGCAGGATATTGTCTTCACTGTCCTCCACGGTGTTGTTCGAGCCTACGATGGTGACATGGCTCACGTTCGTGCCTGTGTTCCGGTAGCCGTCGATCATGTTGTTCGTGCTGACCGCGGCTTCCTTGCCGGTCAGCGTATTGCTCACGCCGATGATCTGCGAGGCCTGCGTGTAGTCCGCGGTATTGGCGCCGCCGATCGCCAGCGTCGCGCCGCCTTCTTCGCTCGCGACCATGTCCCGGAAGGCCTCCGCCGCCGCGTCCACGGATTTCATCTTGTCCGCGCCCGGATTCTTGCGGAGCGATTTCAGCGAATTGGTGATCTTATTGCCCGCGCCGTAGACGAGCGCGCCATTCGAATTATCCACCGTATTGGCGAAACCGACGATGCTGTTCGCGATGCCGCTGAAAGCGCCATGCCCTATGGAGCGGCTGCTGTTCAGCGAGCCCACGATGACGGAACCGGTATTCTGCGCACCGTATTGCAGGGTATTCAAACCGCCTGCGCCGGTGAAGTCGCCCGTCATGATGGAATAGGCGCCGAAGATGCTGGCAAAAGGGCCTTTGTTGTAGCTGTTCGTGCCGACCGTGGTCATATTCACGATATTCGCCGGTCTCAGGTTCGCCGCCTTTTCTCCCGCCATGTCGTTGGGGTAGACGCGGGAGCCGATGTCAATGCTGCCGGTGCGCGCGTACGCTTTCGCGCCGATGGCGATGCCGCCCGCAATGCGGCTCACGTCTTTCGGTGCATATGTCCGACGGAAGAGACCTCCGCTCACGGTCCAGTTGTCCTGGTCGAAACTAAGCATGTATTCCTGCCCGCCGGAGCCGTTGAGGACATAGGCCTGCCGGCCGATAGCGATGCTCGTCATGTCGTAGCCGTTCGAAGCGATCATCGCTCCGCTGCCGAGCGCGATGCTGCCCACGCCGCCCGCTCTCGTGCTGCGGCCGATAGCGACGGCTTCGTCGTAATTGATGGAGGCGCCATTACCCAGCGCGATGCCGTTCGCTTTGGATGCGCTCGCGCTCTTGCCGATCGCGATGGAATCCACCGATTTCGCGCCGTCGTTGTTGTAGTTACTTCCCCGAGCTCCTCCATCATTGACGGAGAAATAATGAACCGCGTTCGCGTCGACTTTGCCGTTCAGCGCTTTCAGCTGAGCCACGTTCACCGCGTCGGTGTCCGCACTGCCCGCGGCCACGTTGGTAATCTGGCGGGTAATCCGGCGAGTGGGGCCTTCTGACGAGCCCACGCTGACCGCACCGAGTGTCGAGGACCATGTGCCGACGAGGCCGCCTTTTACTTTGATGAGGTTGTCGCGCTCACTAACGGCTTTCGTGTAGTTCGTTTCTGCCGCCCTGAGGGCTTGCCGTTTCGCATTATTTTGAGGATCGGCCGCTACCGCCTTATTGGCGTCGGTGACAGCGGCCGCTGCCGTCTTGATGGCTGTATTGGCCTCCTTAATTTTTCTATTCAGCGCGTTGACTTCCGTGGTCTTGCCGAAAAGCGCCGCGGCTGCCGCGTCGTCCGCATAGGTTTTACCCGTTCCCGGGTTGTAGCCCCCGACTCCCGCCGCGCGGTCCGCAAGCGTATAGGAGCCGAGCGCCACGCCGTCTTCCGCTCTGGTGATAGCATAGGCACCCACTGCCGTGGAGTTTACGCTGAGCGCACGGGCCCGATAGCCCAGTGCACTGCCAAAGGAACTAGTCATGGCCAGCGCGCCTACGGACGTGCCCTTTTCCAGCGCCGTGGAGTAAGTTCCCAGCGCCGTGCCGTCCACATAGAAGGTAACATCCCCGCCGTGGTTATCCATATCGGCACGATAGTAGAAATCGGGCTGTCCGTTACTGCCCTTTGTATGGTATTTATAAAAAGCCTTCTCTTCCGGAGACAATTTTTTGTATTCCGCCGCCGCCAGCTTGGTCGTAGAATCGTACACCGTTGCCATGGGACCGAGGGCAACACTGAGGCTGCCGTTCGCTACGGAGTCAAAGCCCTGCGCGATGGAAAACTTGCCCGCCGCCATGGAATACGATCCCATGCTCATGCCGGAGTTAGCGTAGGATTTCGCGCCGACGCCGATGGCAAGGGTATCCAATTCTTCCGCGTGGGCGCTACTGCCGATGGCGATGGCAGATTGATTGGTGGCATAGGAATCACAGCCGAGGGCAACGCCGCCAGGGGCGTTATCCACGCGGGCATCTCGGCCTATGGCGATACCCTGGTCGCCTTTTCCGCCTGTGCCCGAAACTTCCGCTCCCCCGCCGATGGCGATTGCGTACTGGGCGTGCGCCTTGGTATCGGACCCAATGGCAATGGGGCCGGGGCCGCCGTTGTAATGAGCCGAGGCGTTCGTCCCGATCGCAATGGCATCATTTTCCTTGGGGCCTGTGGCCGCATTCACGCCGATGGCAATGGAATTCACCGATTTCGCGCCGTCATTGCTGTAGTTATTACCCTGCGTGCCGCCGTTGACGGAGAAGTAATGGGTCTGCGCCTTTTTCAGCTGGTCAATCTGTGCCTGCAGCCCGGCAATATCATCCTGCGTGGCAGGGTCTGCCGCGTAGGCCGCCGGCTGCATGAGGGCCACGCCCACCATCAGGGCCAGCACCGCGCCATAGCGCGCCGCCGATCTCCCGGCCGTTCCCTTGCCCGCTTTCGATGCCGCTCCTTGGCGTTTTTTTCCCCGATTCAAAAGTGTTTCCAAAACCTTGCTCATTCCTTCTACCCTCTTTCTCTGAATTCCGTCTCTCGTGGACTTCGCCGCCCCCGCCGCCGCCGGGGGAAATTTATGCTTTCGACTGTCCGCCGTTATTGAAACCTAAAGAACAAATGCTCCGACCGCACTGACCGCTCTCGCAGCGAACTATCGTCAGCTTTGCCGCTCAAAATACAACCGATCTCCTCGCCTTTCCCCTCAAGAAAGGATAAATAACCCTTAAAAATGGATATAACTACATACGGCCGCGAGTGATTTTACCTTATTTACCTCCCCCCGTCAAGAAATTGTATAGCGAAAATCGTGCGTTTCTATGAGGGCGTCACGCCCGGCCAGGCCTGAATTGGCCGCATGCTCGGCAAAAGATTTCTCCGGCACCGAGCAAAAAAACACCTGCGACCGGCAAGTCATAGCACCACATTGAGAAATGACCCCGAGCCCATAAACCGACTGCGGCGTCCCAGTTGCCCACAAGTCGATAGCCACCCCACGAGCCGACAAGCTCTGCATCGCCTCGAGCCCACCCGGCGGGCCGACAAATTGTTTGCGGCCTCGCCAAGGGACAACGAGCTAGAACCCGCCGCCCTAGCTGAGAAAGCCACAACGGCCCAATAAATCGTCTTGGCCTCAAAAACCGTTCGCGCGCTCAAAAGCAAAAACGCCCTGACGTCCAGCTCGCGCCCCAACAACCAATCGCTGCCCCGATGACCACTCCGTGCACTCGTAAACAGCCACAAAGGCGGTGAACGTCTGCGCTCTCATGACCGCTCCGCGGGCCAATAAACCGTCCGCGTCCTCACCAAGAGCCGACAAGCTTATAGCCACTTCACGAGTTCGCTATTGCCCGGCGAGCCAATAATCCGTTTGCGTCCTCGCAATCAGCCAATGAACCGCTGGCGCCCCCGCCAAGGGACAGCAAACCAGCAACAACCACGCCAACCAGAGAACTTACCGTCTGCCGCACAGCTAGGTCGGCACAAAAAAGCCGCGCGAGTTGCCTCAAGCCGC
This is a stretch of genomic DNA from Jonquetella anthropi DSM 22815. It encodes these proteins:
- a CDS encoding YadA-like family protein, whose amino-acid sequence is MSKVLETLLNRGKKRQGAASKAGKGTAGRSAARYGAVLALMVGVALMQPAAYAADPATQDDIAGLQAQIDQLKKAQTHYFSVNGGTQGNNYSNDGAKSVNSIAIGVNAATGPKENDAIAIGTNASAHYNGGPGPIAIGSDTKAHAQYAIAIGGGAEVSGTGGKGDQGIAIGRDARVDNAPGGVALGCDSYATNQSAIAIGSSAHAEELDTLAIGVGAKSYANSGMSMGSYSMAAGKFSIAQGFDSVANGSLSVALGPMATVYDSTTKLAAAEYKKLSPEEKAFYKYHTKGSNGQPDFYYRADMDNHGGDVTFYVDGTALGTYSTALEKGTSVGALAMTSSFGSALGYRARALSVNSTAVGAYAITRAEDGVALGSYTLADRAAGVGGYNPGTGKTYADDAAAAALFGKTTEVNALNRKIKEANTAIKTAAAAVTDANKAVAADPQNNAKRQALRAAETNYTKAVSERDNLIKVKGGLVGTWSSTLGAVSVGSSEGPTRRITRQITNVAAGSADTDAVNVAQLKALNGKVDANAVHYFSVNDGGARGSNYNNDGAKSVDSIAIGKSASASKANGIALGNGASINYDEAVAIGRSTRAGGVGSIALGSGAMIASNGYDMTSIAIGRQAYVLNGSGGQEYMLSFDQDNWTVSGGLFRRTYAPKDVSRIAGGIAIGAKAYARTGSIDIGSRVYPNDMAGEKAANLRPANIVNMTTVGTNSYNKGPFASIFGAYSIMTGDFTGAGGLNTLQYGAQNTGSVIVGSLNSSRSIGHGAFSGIANSIVGFANTVDNSNGALVYGAGNKITNSLKSLRKNPGADKMKSVDAAAEAFRDMVASEEGGATLAIGGANTADYTQASQIIGVSNTLTGKEAAVSTNNMIDGYRNTGTNVSHVTIVGSNNTVEDSEDNILLGDNRKITAKSHNIVIGSAEKGSSSPLELNNENSVVLGYKANATADGGVALGSDSVADRAAFATETEAPFSKVKLNSTNTLGAVSVGQAGKLRQITNVGDATEDTDAVNLRQLRAVGANLAGLSEFTFNFSNKKAGTVTNVGTTKLTDGALNIQAIDGLKIAYDRSAKLYTVGLDKDAIAADPTLHGKDGKDGKDGVGIDEAVINGDGHLIITKTDSTEFDAGEVKGKDGKDGVGIDKAVINGDGHLIITKTDRTEFDAGEVKGKDGTDAKWKALVAKAIGTNGTASGSAQEIGADQQLTFEAGKNVDLKLAADGTAGSKLTIAVSENPTFKSVTTGDVVMNGDGLTVKNGPSVTKKGIDAGGKRITNVADGVDKSDAVNVGQLQRAIAGVGGADNGQIVKRVNELDSRVDNVGAMAAAFAAVPSLDYDEAHPTSLGLGYGAYSGKSAVALGLSHYVNRDLLIKGGMSISGDEKSFHLGAAIRLGSSPKVERTNGRTVRVSTTEMAALRQVSDLKDEVSKMSDGMAQQKKEIEELKKLLLNKK